tttttaagcATTCCCACCTCACAGTCTTCGAGCCAagccaaaaccaaaaccaaaccaGGAGAGAGAAATGTGTGGTTAAAGGTAGTTTCTCTTCCTTCTGGAGTTACTGTCTTACTCTCTCTTATTACTATTACAGAGGCTCCTCCTCTCCTTAGCTATATTTCATACAccaaaatatcaataaataaaggCATCGACAAAGATCAAAGGCTTGGAGGCACCATTCTCTCTGTGCTCTTCTGATCTCTCATTTTCCTCTCTTCTGCTTTGCTTCTCCCTCTTTTTTCCCAATGACTATTCCTCActctctctctttcaaactCTGACCCAACAAAACCATTTCTTTTCTGTCATTTCCTCTATGTTTGCTTCCCAAACACAGAACCTCTGTTACCCCTTCTGTCATTTCCTGCTCAGATCTATCACCTCCCTTTTCGGCCGTTTTGCAAGTTacaatctttttcttccttGGGCTCTGAGACATGAGTAAAGAGGAATTCTTGAAGATACAGGTAACAAATCCATGCCATCCTCCATTCTTTATTCagactccttttttttttttcctttcttcctaATTGGTGTGATTAATGTATTTCGGACATTTCTGATTTTGTCACCATCCATtcagtttcttcttttttgtttattctgTTTGTTTGTGATTGTGGGATTGCTTGTGGATGCAGAAATGTGTTCTTAGAGTGAACATACACTGTGATGGATGCAAACAGAAAGTGAAGAAAATCTTGCAGAAAATTGACGGTATGGCAAATATCACAGTAGTTCCTTTGtgatttcactttttttttttttttaagaaatgtcGGTGCTCTTTCATTTATTGTGtgaggaagaaaacaaaatctcCATCTCATTTCTGTGACACAAGTCTTGAATACACCCTTTTCTTTACTTGTTTACAGGTGTGTTCACCACACAGATCGATGCTGAGCAAGGGAAGGTGACGGTTTCAGGCAATGTGGACCCCAATCTTCTCATCAAGAAGCTTGCAAAATCGGGGAAACATGCAGAACTCTGGGGTGCTGCACCTAAACCCAGCAACAATCACAATAATAACCAGAACCACCCTGTCAATGCCAACCAGGTCAAGAACATGCAAATTGAACACCTCAAAGGTATGGGAAACCACAACCAGAACAACAAAGGTCAACATCCTAAGGGTGGTGGTGGAAATAACCAACCcaaaggtggtggtggtggtggtggtcaACAACAAGGACCAAATCCTCAACAGCAACTGCAGCtccagcagcagcagcagctcCAACAGCAGCAGCTCCAGCAGCTCCAGCAGCAGCAGCGGCTCCAGCAACAGCTACAACAACTTCAACAGATGAAAGGATTTCAAGATCTGAACATCCCTCAATTCAAGGACCTCAAGCTTCCCCCACACAACTCCAACCCAAAAGCTGTTAAGTTTGATATTCCAGAGGATGACGAAGACTTCACCGATGATGAATTGGATGATTTTGACGATGATGACGAATTTGACGAGGAGTTTGATGATGACGACGAAGATGATGTTATGGATGATCTTCCAcacaacaaaatgaaattacCACCAACGATGATGAATGTTCCCAAGGCTGCCAATAATGTTGCTGGAAAGAAAGGTGCAGGACCGGTTCCTTTTCAAGTACAAGGGGGAGGACAAAAAGGTGGTGGCGGAGTCAGCATCGGTGGTGGCCACCAGGGTGGAGGTAACAAAAGTGGCAACAATGGCGGTAAGAATGGAGGTGGTGCATTTGAGGGTAAAAGCGGTGGTGGAGGGAACAAGAATAACaatggaggaggaggaggaggaggaggtaACTTTAACAATAACATGAACATGAATGGGGGTAAGAAAGGTAATCCAATGGGTGCAGGTGGTGTTCAACCACCAATGAACGCTGGATTCCGAAACatgggtggtggtggtggcccCCATGGTATGTCCGGGCCAAATGTAGGTCCCATGAACATGTCAATGCCGAACATCCCGGCCGTGCAGGGACTTCCAGCGGCCTCCTTCAGTGGCGGTGGATACTTTCAAGGCGGCGGCGGTGGTCCGAATGGTATGGCTGGAAACCCTTtccagcagcagcagcagcaacttTTACAGCAGCAGCATCAACAGTTACAACAACAACAGttgcagcaacaacaacaacatatgggTGCAATGATGGGAAACGAGAGATTCCAGCCAATGATGTACGCCAGACCTCCGCCGGCGGTGAATTACATGTACCCTCCTTACCCCTATCCTCCTCCAGATCCTTACACCCACTTTTTCAGCGATGAAAACACCTCTAGTTGCAACGTAATGTGAATCTATCACAGATCCCATCTCATGCCGTTTCTGCATATCTGCTTCCCTAGTTTCTCATTTCAgatctattatattattatacaaCAATGCAATCACTTTCATAATTGTAgtatcttatttttctatttttctttcatcccTTTCATTCCTCTAAGTTATATtaggggtttagttcaccatagggGACTAGTTCTatagattttataatataattaatactatcattattattattgttcttgTTAAAAGATTTTGAGATGTGGTAGAAGTATGTGTTTATATAGGtgaattgaaaagagaaaaaagaatggTTTGTTTAAATCTATGGAACGCATGGAAAAGGaacttaactttaatttaattaattttgttcaattttttaactgattattttttcagttctcttaatatttattttttaaaaaataaaaattggtgATTTAACAgataaaaaattagtaaattatgACGACTTTATAAAAGAAAGTGATTGAATctgtaaaaaataatagaaggaAAGAGTGAGTGGGGCCAGAAGAGAAATTGATCTCGTGATggtttatatagtattttaaaattagaatttggtaGAGTAGATAGACGATAAGCCGAATTATTTGACTGAAAGCAataatgcaaatgcaaaagagTGAGAGTGGAGAGTGATGCAGATAATCATAACTCTTATATTTCCAAAATCTAAAGCCGTTGACACTTGCCAGCACataggaagaaggagaagaagattgTGGGTCCCACTGGTCATCATTTTGGGATTGGATGGGCCACATGAtgatgattgtgattatgatggaATGATCTGGTCCGTTGATGGGTGGGTAGAAGGGaagaatattatataagaaGATTGCACATGTGAATTGGTGAGGAGCTTAGGAGGTGATCCAAGTGATGGTGTGAGTTGTTGGGTGGGTGAGGGGTACTGGAATGTGATGACCGCATGTGATCCTGCTTCCCCtccattttataataaatactaataatattattcttaatgttaatgttaaaattacaatttaataattataaaactattttcaaataattaatcaattaaaatgttttttatctaAACTAGTTACTCACatcttattttagtttaattttagccaatcttattttatttaaactaattttatcaagtaaaatcttttattttaaataaaaactcattttaaatttcatttcttttcacactcttttatttttcttactccTACAAACTTATCTTTAAATCTAATTAGAGACATAGCAACTAAATTTGTCTTCTgtattattctaatttattgtGATTTTGACAGAGAAtctcaatattaattaaatattaactaaGCCCCAATATgagtatattaaaaataaacattaattttttgtttagttctttttagtaacttatttttaagataaatattcatttttttatgattatttaacTATCTATTTGtgcttttatattcatttaatacttatataattataatttattttttaatacctGATGTTAgagaaaataattatcatttaatatttgatacTTAATAATTGatgatatcatattttatttgttgtaattttactctcttttttctttgtaaaaaagtttatttaattaatatttaaataaatacataaaatacagGTACGGATATTCttagagataaaaatataaatgaaaatgagatACTCAAACCCAAATCATCTCTTActaatactattatataaacACATGCATCAATATGCAATATTACTTTAAGCCTATCTATTTCTTAAATATCTCGATATATATCTCATTAAGGagttgatttaatatatttcttttaaatccttgataggaaaataaaaaataaagatatcacaccttaaaacaaaataagatatttaactATACTTATATATGAAGtaaattttaacacattttaaggtattctttcaatttcaatttcatttaaataatgttattaaaattaattatagtaagcattatttattttgaaatctagaatttttatcaattttatttttaaaatactttttattataattaactttaaCTTCTAAGTCATGTAAAACTTTTAGATGTATTGAAACAAATCTCTATTCGAGGTTAAGGAAAATTATATGTTGTAAAAGGTTACATAATCACAAACAAAACAACTTTTTGAGGCATgtacatttattgtttttaaagacTTATCCACGGTATATTGTGCAAGTCTCTCATGATATAACagaaattttttgaatttttcgaGAATCTTAAAAACTAGAAggaattttttaaaagtgaacgactaaacccaaaataataaaagaaagagagaagaaagaaaatgagagaaagtgagagagaTTGAAAGGCTAAGTAGTGTTTTCGAAAGAGTCAAAAGGGATTTATTTATAGACCCTATTGAGAAAATCACTTAGTTTTTGCGTACGGAGAAAGTATCGTAACTTACAATAGAGACTGACCAACAAATCCAACAAACTGTGGCATATGGAAGAATTGCAACATTCAATTGAAATGGATGTTGTGCTTTTCGAGATTTGTGACAATAGAATTGGGCCTGATGAGATCAAGGCCATGCTATTTTAAAGGGTTAGTTTTGTAATATTCTGTATAACTTCAACAATCCCTAACATAATGCAAAAGtaagataaagaaagaagagaaataagATAAATCTTAGGTCTCAAATAAGATGTAATGTATCAGAGTTGGTATAACAAGTTATATGAATTAGTCTTAGATTGAGAAACTTAATACACATTATTATTGGTATAACAAATTATATGAACCAATGACACTTTATGTGCGTTAGTAGTTTATCAATTACAATACACCCcataattcttattattatcaCTATGTTAGGCTTATTAGGCCATGTAGGTGCTTGGTAAGTGCTTTAGAGATTATGCTAATATCTTCTACAAGCGATCTCATTCGATATTCATATAGACTATTTCATCAAATGTATGCTTAAACAAAATTCTTAAaccatataaaatttaattacaaagtttaatcTCTCAATAATGTAATCTCTAACACTTTCAcacataattgatttaaaatcaatttaattctATCAAAACTatcaagtgacttgtttttatccatatgaaccttattcacgAGATCTTCAATCACAAATGTTGGGTTATCATCACTTGATTTTTTTGCAAGTGACTTAAGTGTCATTTCCTTCAATGTTTCTAAAACCATATTTTTTCTCAAAGGTTTCATCAAAGAATTTTCCAGATTTTGTTCCGATTTCACATAGTCATTGAAAATTGTTGCATTCTTTAGCATATGCTTCACCAAATTATGTCTTGATTGgacatgtttaatattttcataataactCTTATTTTTAGCTATTTTATTTCTGATTGGCAATCACAATATATTAACATAGAAGgagttggtttcattcctagtggaatgtttgctaagaagttttACTATCACTCAACTTCACTATAGCCATTTCCAAACTAACAAACTCGTATTCATtgttgttgatcttgcaataattgtttgtctaACTAATCTTCATGTCATCGTACCACCCCCTAAGTGTGAATAAATAACCAATAATGAATTTTGTCTCATTTGAATCAAAGACCCAGTTAGCATCATTATATTCTTCTCGCACAACAGGAAATTCGTTATTTCAATGAGATAATTCATTGAACTTTCTAAGTATCTCATAAGTCTTGCAAGTGCATCATAATATTCCTGATTAGAACATTAAGTGTACATACTTAATCTACCAACtacataagcaatatcaggtaTATAAAAGCTTATTAAGtgtagtaagctcccaattatatGGTTatattgagtttgaaaaatagattctctatttttcattaatttagaattagcaCCATAAGGGTTACTCACTATTTTGAAGTCATAATACTCAAACTTCTTAAGTTTCTCAAAGTATTATTCTTgggataattatatattatttcccTTCCTTATAATTACAATAGCAAAAATCACATTGGATTTACCCAggtttttcatttcaaaattagaacctataaaaaatttagttatagaGAAAATCTCATTGTTGTAACAAAAGTTAACATGTCACTcacatacaaatatataatgaCACATTCATCATTTTAAGATTTAGAATACACACATTTATCAGCATCATTAGGTAAAAAAACATCACAAAGCAACACATTGTCAAGATTTTCATGCCATTGTTTTCGTgtttgtttcaacccatacaaagattttaataGTTTGCACACTGTATTCTCTTGACCAAGTGCAATATGCCAttcaggttgagtcatataaattttcTCCTCTAATTCACCATTTAGAAAAGtagttttaacatttatttagtGTATCACTAGCTTATGGATAGTTGTAGGGCTAATAACACTCGAATAGATGAAATCCCAGTCATAGGGACAAAGgtatcaaagtaatctatgttgagtttttagtataaaattttgCTACAAATATTGTCTTATACTTATCTATTGATCCATGagggtgatactttttcttaaagatccacttCCAATCAATGAGCGCTACAAAGACAAAATTAGTGTTTACATTAACCATCATGATACTTTAACTCCAACTTTTCTTAGTAGTGCTACAAAGATTAGATTAAATCTGATAGATGACACATGTAGCACATTACTTAAGGCCAGAGTCTTCCCTATGTGAGCTTTAAAAgaactttccttttttttggAATAGGAGTTATCCTAGAATCACCAAAATACATATGTTATTTTACATTCCCCACACTAGTGTAGGAGGTAAAAACACTTTTGTTTgcataaatatatttgatagcACTAGAGTTTAccacccatttactcacattgatcatcaaatttatttcaaaaactatcACAATAATGATTTCTTCTATTTTGGCATTTGTCTCAACAGGATTGTTGttctttaactttattttctttagaaatgGGGTTAGATGCAAtcatatgataattttaaaaattaattttacttttattattaagtttttcCTCGTATCTTTTTAGAGCTTTAATAGATAATGTCACAGGCTTTGTAACAACACACTCCTTAGTGGTATTTTCGACTTTCAAAATGACTTTTGAAATATTCAGGAAAGGTTTCGCAAAGATTACTATAATTTTGGAAacactatttgacttttttggtGTAGAGTTAGTGTTGGTGTCCATACTGTCAGCCTTTAAGTTTTTAAGATTGTTGTGAAAACTTATGAAATCACAGACAAAGACTTTCTGAAGTGTTTAGATTCATTAATCTTAAAGACTTATCGATAGTGTATTGTGCAAGTCTTTCAAGACATAGGTCAATTTAGATTTTTTGAGGGTTAAAATATTAgcaaaaagtttttttttaagagtgaacaacataaaaaaaaaaaagagaaaagagaaaaaaaatagagaaagtgAGAAAGATTGAAAGTCCAAGTTGTGTTTTCGAAAGAGccaaaaagatttatttataaactttacaTAGAATACTACTTAGAATTGGCTTGCAGAGAAGGTATCGCACCTTGCGCTAGAGACTGACCAACAAATCCAACAAATCGTAACTTGCAGAAAAACTccaatattcaattaaaatggTTGGCCTGATGAAATCAAGGCCATACTCTTTTAAATGGTTAACTTTGAAATATATTAGAAGTCCAACATAATAATTCATCTTTGAAACCATTTTTCTACTttcttaattaagaaaatatatatttaaattatcctTAATCTTAATTCTTATACTCCagattcttttttttaaatattttaattatcactCTATTAATTAAATCTTCAAAATGCATTTATATTggtatattaaaaaagtttttaatatattttgaaacatgAAGATCATCAATTCATTTGTGTGTTTTGAATACTCAACAAACACAATAAACAGACActaaaaacaaaactcaaaagaaaatctaaattcTATatgttgaattatttaattacattatttaatatcGCATGTGTTTGAGGCATATGCATTGATTGGTGAAGATGCATGTGTTTTAGAAGGGAATGGAATTGAGTGGGAGTTGGAAAGATGAAATTTAACCTAAAATGGTCCATACTCCTACGGGGGACACCTACCCTAAAATCCGACTCTGTGTCCCAAACATACTATTCTTCTGCTAATTCTTTTATTACACAATTCTTTCATTAATTCCAGATTCGATTAGGGTATCCTTTATCAAGATACACACTCATGCAActatttataaatgaataaagcatcaattaaGGGTTAACTTCCATGCACATCACATCTTTTTGTAAACATTTTATTCTTTACAAACAATTTATTAccttgaaagtgaaaaaaaaaaaatctttctactgttaacacaaaagttttttataccaattttaaaacaaatataaaagcagagaatataaaatatattgactTTTTAtactgtatttttttatgccAATTAAAGATATAGctgatatagaaaaaaaattcacaagCAAAAATTATCTCACTTCCTTCCTGTTTCgtcaagagaagaaaaataaaactattcaCAAAAGATACTTACACCTTTTTCTGTGAAATACTTTTGGTAAATAATATCTATgcattatttttagaattatattttgCAGGAAATacctacaatttttttttgtgtaaaattATTTGCAGAAAGTTATTACAATTActataatttctataaaaaataattttgtttttatcataattattattttaaaataatatgaaagaaatttAAACGCTACTTCGTGCTTCTCAGATGAGACAGTTCTTCTGTTTCTCATTTCTCATTGACACttgttttttactttcattctcattttcactatcaATTTTAGTACAAAAAATATActtactaatttaattttgcaGGAAAAATTACTTGGGAATTTTCTTGCAAgaaattatttgtgaatttaaaaTACGGAAAAATAAAGTTACTTGCAATATTTACATTTACAGGAAAAAGTATCTActgttttttaaattgatttttttcaggAATTTTTGGTAAGAAATTTTGCTTCCAATgtttctcataaaaaaatttacaagaaTTTTCTTacgaat
This genomic stretch from Vigna radiata var. radiata cultivar VC1973A chromosome 7, Vradiata_ver6, whole genome shotgun sequence harbors:
- the LOC106769380 gene encoding heavy metal-associated isoprenylated plant protein 32 encodes the protein MSKEEFLKIQKCVLRVNIHCDGCKQKVKKILQKIDGVFTTQIDAEQGKVTVSGNVDPNLLIKKLAKSGKHAELWGAAPKPSNNHNNNQNHPVNANQVKNMQIEHLKGMGNHNQNNKGQHPKGGGGNNQPKGGGGGGGQQQGPNPQQQLQLQQQQQLQQQQLQQLQQQQRLQQQLQQLQQMKGFQDLNIPQFKDLKLPPHNSNPKAVKFDIPEDDEDFTDDELDDFDDDDEFDEEFDDDDEDDVMDDLPHNKMKLPPTMMNVPKAANNVAGKKGAGPVPFQVQGGGQKGGGGVSIGGGHQGGGNKSGNNGGKNGGGAFEGKSGGGGNKNNNGGGGGGGGNFNNNMNMNGGKKGNPMGAGGVQPPMNAGFRNMGGGGGPHGMSGPNVGPMNMSMPNIPAVQGLPAASFSGGGYFQGGGGGPNGMAGNPFQQQQQQLLQQQHQQLQQQQLQQQQQHMGAMMGNERFQPMMYARPPPAVNYMYPPYPYPPPDPYTHFFSDENTSSCNVM